The sequence below is a genomic window from Actinokineospora baliensis.
CGTCCCATTCGATGTAGCGCAGGTAGCCCTCGATGACGTCGCGGAACGGGCGTTGGTTGTCACCGGCCCTCGCCAGGTCGTCGTCCGCGTAGTGCACGAACACGTCGACGCCGTCGGTGGTGATCTTGTGGGTGGCCAGCGCGTACGGCGAGTCGATCACCCGCCGCACCTCGGCGGCGGCGTCCTTGATCTTGGGCATGCTCAGGCCCAGGCTCCGCAGGGAGCGCAGCACGTAGGCCTCGACCACGGCCACGAAGGGGACCGATGGCCGCCCGCGCTTCTCCGGGGCGACGTGGTGCACCAGCGGAGCGCCGTTGGCCTTCTCGCTGAGCCAGTGGTAGACGGTCGTGGGCGGGATGACCAGGTGACGGGCCACTTCCCTGGGGGTGAGCATCGGGTCGCGGAACTTGTCGACCATGGACCGCCGCACCCCCGTTCGCCTCTCGAAGCCGACCACGCGCCAGCATAGCCGCAGCCGGGGGTGGCTTCAGCCTTACCGACTGCGGCGCGCCGACGGCGGGGACTAGACGAGGCCCAGTTCGCGGGCGATGAGCATGCGTTGGACTTCGCTGGTGCCTTCGCCGATTTCGAGGATCTTGGCGTCGCGGTAGAAGCGGCCTACGGGGAAGTCGTTCATGAAGCCGTAGCCGCCGTGGATTTGGGTGGCTTCTCGGGAGTTGTCCATGGCGGCGTTGGAGGCGACGAGCTTCGCGATGGCGGCTTCGCGCTTGAAGGGCTGGCCGCGCAGCATTTTGGCGGCCGCGGCGTAGTAGGCGAGGCGGGCGGTGTGGACGCGGGTCTCCATGTCGGCGATCTTGAACTGGATGGCCTGGTACTCGCCGATCTTGCGGCCGAAGGCCTCGCGCTCGCGGACGTACTTGAGCGACTCGTCGACGCAGCCCTGGGCGAGACCGACCGACAGCGCGGCGATCGCGACCCGACCCTCGTCCAAAGTGGACAGGAACTGGGCGTACCCGCGGCCGCGCTCGCCGAGGGTGTTGACCGCGGGCACCCGCGCGTCCGAGAACGCCAGTTCGTGGGTGTCCGAGGCGTTCCAGCCGACCTTGGAGTACTTCTTGGCCACCGTGAAGCCCGGCGTGCCCGACGGCACGATGATCGCCGAGATCTCCTTGCGGCCGTTGTCGCGCACCCCGGTCACCGCGGTGACGGTGACGTGCGAGGTGATGTCGGTGCCGGAGTTGGTGATGAACGCCTTGGAGCCGTTGATCACCCACTCGTCGCCGTCGAGGCGGGCGGTGGTGCGGGTGGCGCCCGCGTCGGAGCCGCCGCCCGGCTCGGTCAGGCCGAACGCGCCCAAGCGCTCACCGGCGGCCAGCGCGGGCAGCCAGCGCTGCTTCTGCTCGTCGCTGCCGAAGCGGTACAGCGGCATGGCGCCGAGGGAGACCCCGGCTTCCAGGGTGATCGCGACCGACGAGTCGACCCTCGCCAGTTCTTCCAGCGCCAGGCACAGCGCGAAGTAGTCGCCGCCCATGCCGCCGTACTCCTCGCCGATGGGCAGGCCGAACAGGCCCATCGCGCCCATCTTGGCGACGATCTCGTACGGGAACTCCTCGCGCTCGTAGAAGTCGCCGATAACCGGGGCGACCTCCTCGCGGGCGAACTCCTGCACGGTCTTGCGCAGCGCCTCGTGCTCCTCGGGAAGGGTCAGGTCGATCACGTCAGTCCTCCGATGGGGTTACCACGGCAAGGGTCTGGTTCAGCGCGACCTGGTTGCCCGCCTGGACCAGCAGTTCGGAGACGACACCGTCGACCTTCGCGGTGATGGTGTGCTCCATCTTCATCGCCTCGACGACCAGCAGCGGCGCACCCGCCACCACCCGGTCCCCTGCCGAGACCTTCACGACCAGCACGGTGCCGGGCATCGGGCTGGTCACCGGACCGCCACCACCCGCCGCGGCAGCCGCACCCTCGAGCGCGGAGTGCTCGGCGACCGCCCAGGTCCGGCCGTCTGCGGCCAGCCACAGCGTGTCGCCGTCCAACGCCCTGGCGTACCGGGAGTTCCGGCCACCGAGGGACACCAGCAGCTCATCGTCCACAAGCGACACCGAAGCGTCCACAACGGACCCGTCGCCGACCTGGACCCGAGCCGAGGAGGGCGATCCGCTCACCAGCACGGTCACGTCGCGGTCGCCGCAGGTCAGCCGGAACGGGGTGGCCGCTGGCCTGCCGACCCGCCACCCGTTGGGCACCGACCACGGGTCCACCACACCCGGTTCTGGCTGCAGCGAAAGGAACTCGTCCAGCGCAGCCGCCGCGAACACCTCGTCCGGCACCGGTTCGGCCTTGGTCAGCTCGTCGAGCCTGCGCTCCACCAACTGCGTGTCCAGCCGCCCCGCGCGCACGTCCGCGTCGGCAAGCAGGGCCCGCAGGAACGCGATGT
It includes:
- a CDS encoding DUF433 domain-containing protein; protein product: MVDKFRDPMLTPREVARHLVIPPTTVYHWLSEKANGAPLVHHVAPEKRGRPSVPFVAVVEAYVLRSLRSLGLSMPKIKDAAAEVRRVIDSPYALATHKITTDGVDVFVHYADDDLARAGDNQRPFRDVIEGYLRYIEWDVEDGFASSLRLRQYPDVAPVVLDPRFGWGAPIVRSAKVPVKTVVDLWRAGESFTDVAYEYGLTTEQVEAICRVYDGAA
- a CDS encoding acyl-CoA dehydrogenase family protein — encoded protein: MIDLTLPEEHEALRKTVQEFAREEVAPVIGDFYEREEFPYEIVAKMGAMGLFGLPIGEEYGGMGGDYFALCLALEELARVDSSVAITLEAGVSLGAMPLYRFGSDEQKQRWLPALAAGERLGAFGLTEPGGGSDAGATRTTARLDGDEWVINGSKAFITNSGTDITSHVTVTAVTGVRDNGRKEISAIIVPSGTPGFTVAKKYSKVGWNASDTHELAFSDARVPAVNTLGERGRGYAQFLSTLDEGRVAIAALSVGLAQGCVDESLKYVREREAFGRKIGEYQAIQFKIADMETRVHTARLAYYAAAAKMLRGQPFKREAAIAKLVASNAAMDNSREATQIHGGYGFMNDFPVGRFYRDAKILEIGEGTSEVQRMLIARELGLV